From one Dermacentor variabilis isolate Ectoservices chromosome 3, ASM5094787v1, whole genome shotgun sequence genomic stretch:
- the caz gene encoding FUS RNA binding protein cabeza isoform X3, translated as MAKTNMGSKASRTVATNSPTLIHRAKVRHMEGTELSQLRPLLRLLPAARLRTLPAPPRAMGRKHNQLLQRAMQHHSQQPRAHTELQPDTVPHSRHPSQHPSSLNNRALTSMEAPAQHLMALAMVLRQVVPPMGRPRGLRDKSVGRHNQAVLLGARVVPPSPLNQVHHQGPPVAMGVGIMDGVEEGRQGAWLDPMEVHLGRPLEEAAQEVAAATGDHRQEDMGVPVDMAVAKVGQACTAIEEEEVASRPSEEMADTIFVSNLPEDVGEVQLAEHFGAIGLIKIDKKTGKNKIWIYKDKITGKGKGEATITYDDPPTAGSAITWFHGKEFMGGKINVELAQRKTPFGGGFGGGMGGRGGPRGGRGGPRGGGGGGGGGRGGGPDSGMGGRDGDWKCPNPACGNNNFSWRVQCNRCSAPRDGPGGPGGPDNGPPGMRGGMRGGPRGGRGGDRGGRGGGPPMGGRGGGPPMGGGGPPMGGRGGGFGPGRGGPGRGGPMRGGPGGDRGDRRARPY; from the exons GCCAAAGTGCGACATATGGAGGGTACGGAGCTCAGCCAGCTCCGGCCCCTCCTCCGGCTGCTGCCAGCAGCACGGCTGCGTACCCTCCCAGCGCCACCACGGGCTATGGGGCGCAAGCACAACCAGCTCCTGCAGCGGGCTATGCAGCACCACAGCCAGCAGCCCAGGGCGCATACGGAGCTGCAGCCGGATACGGTGCCCCACAGCCGACACCCCAGCCAACACCCCAGCAGCCTCAACAACCGGGCTCTCACCAGTATGGAGGCGCCGGCGCAACACCTTATGGCTCTAGCTATGGTGCTGCGGCAGGTGGTGCCCCCTATGGGCAGGCCCAGGGGCCTCCGGGACAAATCGGTGGGCCGCCACAACCAGGCGGTGCTTTTGGGGGCCAGGGTGGTCCCCCCCAGCCCCCTCAACCAGGTGCACCATCAGGGCCCCCCAGTAGCTATGGGAGTGGGGATTATGGACGGGGTGGAGGAGGGCCGCCAGGGGGCATGGCTGGACCCCATGGAGGTCCACCTGGGCCGCCCTCTGGAGGAGGCGGCGCAGGAGGTGGCGGCGGCTACGGGGGACCACCGCCAGGAGGATATGGGGGTCCCGGTGGATATGGCGGTGGCCAAG GTGGGCCAGGCATGTACGGCGATCGAGGAGGAAGAGGTGGCTTCAA GACCTTCCGAGGAGATGGCAGACACCATATTTGTCTCCAACTTGCCAGAGGATGTTGGCGAGGTTCAGCTGGCTGAGCATTTTGGTGCCATTGGACTGATCAAG ATTGATAAGAAGACAGGGAAGAACAAGATTTGGATCTACAAGGACAAGATCACGGGCAAAGGCAAGGGAGAGGCAACCATCACTTATGATGATCCTCCAACTGCTGGTTCAGCCATCACTTGGTTTCATG GCAAAGAGTTCATGGGTGGCAAGATCAATGTCGAGCTAGCCCAACGCAAGACTCCGTTCGGCGGTGGCTTTGGTGGTGGAATGGGTGGCCGTGGAGGGCCCCGTGGTGGAAGAGGTGGCCCCCGAGGTGGCGGAGGCGGTGGTGGAGGAGGTCGTGGAGGTGGTCCTGATAGTGGAATGGGCGGCCGTGACGGAGACTGGAAATGCCCAAACCC GGCATGTGGCAACAACAACTTTTCATGGCGTGTTCAGTGCAACCGATGTTCGGCCCCACGCGATGGCCCTGGCGGGCCTGGAGGTCCCGATAATGGGCCACCAGGAATGCGGGGTGGCATGAGGGGCGGGCCCCGTGGAGGTCGTGGTGGTGACCGAGGTGGTCGTGGAGGAGGACCACCCATGGGCGGACGAGGTGGTGGACCACCCATGGGTGGAGGAGGCCCACCAATGGGTGGCCGTGGTGGTGGCTTCGGACCGGGTCGTGGGGGCCCTGGTCGCGGTGGACCCATGCGAGGTGGACCCGG TGGAGACAGAGGTGACAGAAGAGCACGACCTTACTAG